AGGCGAATCCTGATCGCCACACTGACGTCGGTGACGAAAACAAAAAACCACCGTCATTGGCGGTTCCGAATTCACTGTCAATTAAAGTGGCTGATGACAGCTGAGGAAATCGCAAGTGGCAAGGAACTTGAATATATCTCGAAATACCGTCTCTAAATTCTGGGATATGACGCCGAATGAGTACAAGAACTTTTTGGAGGGACTCGAGTCACGATCCAAGAAACTGGAAACGTTTGAAGCAGATATTGTCGGGTGGTTGCGGGAATACCCTGATCTATCTGCCGCCCAGGTCATGGACTGGTTAAAAGAGCACCACGGGAACCTGGAAGTCGCCGAAAGCACAGTCCGAAATTATGTGCGCGGGATACGCCTGGAATACGGGATTCCCAAAGCGGTACGCATTCGACATTGTCACCGCCGGGATATAATTGACCCATCGACGCCGGAATGAAAATGAACCACCTTTAGCGATTATCTCTTCTCAGAAAACAACGAAGTAAACTGAGAGGAGAACATCATGTGCTGAAAGGCGGGACTATTTTGAGATTACATGAAATGAAAGGAAATGGGAAGAAGATTCGAGAAATTGCCTGAGAAACTGGTCACTCACGAAATACGGTGAGAAAATACATACGAGATGGCCATATCCCTGAGGCAAAGGAGCGTGTAAAACGAGGATCAAAACTTGATCCATACAAGGAAACGATCGACTGCTGGATGAAGGATGTGAATAAGCACTTTGTTTCCGCAGGAAACAAAGTGCTTATTCACAGTCAAGCGATATTCTTGAAGGCTTCTTCTGCCTATGAGATGCTCCTAGCAGCGGAAGGGATATGACTCTCGTTAGAAGCCATTAACCCACCCAGTAGCGCAAAGAGCCAAAAAAGAAGACCCCGTAGGGTCTCCTTTTTTTTAAAGGTAATTAGTTTGCTACAGCTGTGCTTGCAGACATACCGTTAGCTGTTGTAGCAGTTAATTCAAAGCTTGTAACTCCAGCGGAAATTGTCAGATTACCATTATTATCAACCGTGACAGTACCACCTACAACATTCTTAACACTGAATACTACACCAAACAGGTTGTTGTTATCTTTAATACCATCATCTGTATATTTGATTCCATAGTTGTCATGCAACTCAAGATCCATCAATACGAATGCATCTGTAGTTGCTTTTGCTTGAGCAGCAGTTCTGGAATCATTATTAGCTACAAACGATGCTGCAACAGGAATATCTGTTTTAGTAGTTACAGGAACAGTACTTACAATTGTTTCACCTTTGTTATTCTTAAATGCAACGTTGAGAGTAGCTGTACCTGCTTTATTACCAACTACATATGCTTTATTGGTGGAAGGATCAACATTTACTTGAGCGACACCAACATTGGAGCTAGTAATGGATACTACCGAACCTGGCAATGCAACGGTGTTACCAGCAGCATCGATTGCAGTGACTTTAACTTCTTTAGCAAGTTCGTTAGAAGCAGTTGCTACTTGTTGTGTTGAAGCAAGAGCCTTATCATCAATTGCAGCATATACATTACCAACATCTGCGATCGAGTAAGTCAGCTTATCAGAAGAAGAGATCGCTTCAATCTTACGAGTGATCTTGGAGGATACTTCAGTCCAAGTTTGACCAGCGTCTTTAGTCTTTTCAATTACAGCTGTAATTTTAGCAAATCCAGTTGCTGTACCTGTAGCAGTTACAAATTGGTATTCCTGATTGAAGGTAGCATCAACATCACCACTGAAAGTAGTGACAGTCTGACCAGACTGAGCAACAAAAGGAGTATAGTTCAAATAGATTGAACCATCATACGTATCTTGAGTTACAGATACTCGGTATTGATCAATTCCAACATCTGTGGAAGTTGTAAAGTTACCAGCCGCATCAACGTTTCTAATGGTTTTGAGTTTTTTACCATATTGGTCTTTCAAAACCATTTCGAATTTACTTGATCCATCAGCAACAATTTTCTGAGCTGGTTCAGTAACGATTCCAATACTTTCAGGAATACGAACATCACTTACAGTATAAGTTCTGTTTGCAGTGCTGCTTGCATTCGGCTGTGCGATAACAGCAGTAACTGCAATAATTGACTTAGGAGTAGCCGGGATATTAGTTACTTTAATTTGACCTTTATGCGTTCCTGCAGTAACAATCACTGCATTTCCGGCACCAGTCGAAGAACTAACCGAAATTCGATCGGTATTTTGAGTCTTAACAATGTCGTCTGCACTTAATTGGTTACCATTAGCATCGTAAGCAACCAGCGGAATGTAAGCTTCAGTATCTCCAGCAGCAATTACATCATTCATATCACCAAGTTCAACCTTAGTAGCAACCTTACCAGCACCAATCTTAACCGAGCCAGTAGAAGTTCCTGCTTGATTATAGACAGTGAAATTATAAACGTCTGATTTATCAACATTGCTATTCAGAGAAAGCTTAACATCAGCCACGTCATCATTATTGCTGTCGCCAACTGCAACATTCAATGCTGGCAGATAAGCGTTGAAAATTACACGGATATTTGTGTCATCTGC
The DNA window shown above is from Ferviditalea candida and carries:
- a CDS encoding S-layer homology domain-containing protein, producing the protein MRESSLFFSTNHSQQPKQNRGGEKKVMKKSLSLLLAIAMVFSMFASVAFAADSTMTAQEKFDALKAKGIFTGYPDGTSGLDKEMTRAEFAVVIAKLFNLDTTNAPSTASFTDVPQTHWANKYVEAAVKAGMISGYGNGTFGPKNNVKIEEMARILVDGLGIKVDDQATVEGTVDSWAVKYVAAAIKAGLIPSASDYTKNASRAELVGSSYVAYEAQQVPAKVSVTKAEATGVHTVAVYFDKAVDSSVATLSLKKGSIAVATTVSFAEDKKSAILTLTDVKVSEGTYTVTLGGIAADQIGTASANFTAENEKVTKIEFLSANDTIAQAAKVIVKLKAYNQYGEAASASAGSYTVYAGNANNAFVKLTKSDSGELLLTLNTTDPNYTPGISIIPVNIYNNDTRASVSKNFKLGTAPFISKMELGPVKYSNGDSISGTGENATFDVKNYDQYGNVVPYSPADDTNIRVIFNAYLPALNVAVGDSNNDDVADVKLSLNSNVDKSDVYNFTVYNQAGTSTGSVKIGAGKVATKVELGDMNDVIAAGDTEAYIPLVAYDANGNQLSADDIVKTQNTDRISVSSSTGAGNAVIVTAGTHKGQIKVTNIPATPKSIIAVTAVIAQPNASSTANRTYTVSDVRIPESIGIVTEPAQKIVADGSSKFEMVLKDQYGKKLKTIRNVDAAGNFTTSTDVGIDQYRVSVTQDTYDGSIYLNYTPFVAQSGQTVTTFSGDVDATFNQEYQFVTATGTATGFAKITAVIEKTKDAGQTWTEVSSKITRKIEAISSSDKLTYSIADVGNVYAAIDDKALASTQQVATASNELAKEVKVTAIDAAGNTVALPGSVVSITSSNVGVAQVNVDPSTNKAYVVGNKAGTATLNVAFKNNKGETIVSTVPVTTKTDIPVAASFVANNDSRTAAQAKATTDAFVLMDLELHDNYGIKYTDDGIKDNNNLFGVVFSVKNVVGGTVTVDNNGNLTISAGVTSFELTATTANGMSASTAVAN